From Enterococcus mundtii, the proteins below share one genomic window:
- a CDS encoding SGNH/GDSL hydrolase family protein → MEQRLLFIGDSITDAGRETDDLGHGYALLTAAKLAASDPENTWTFVNRGIGGNKLADLKKRWQADCIDLKPDIVSILIGINDTWHNVGEPEAFATKESFTRFEADYRYLLDRLVESGIKKIVLMEPFVLPEPEDRRSWRSDLDPKIHLIRQLAKEYQAVFVPLDGTLNSLGISYGYEKYTGDDGVHPTLLGHETIANIWIETVKKRKEWFE, encoded by the coding sequence ATGGAACAACGACTTTTATTCATTGGAGATAGTATCACAGATGCGGGTAGAGAAACTGACGATCTCGGTCATGGCTATGCACTGTTAACAGCAGCAAAATTGGCTGCGAGTGATCCAGAAAACACGTGGACATTCGTCAATCGCGGAATCGGCGGAAATAAGTTGGCAGACCTCAAGAAGCGCTGGCAAGCAGACTGCATCGATTTGAAACCTGATATCGTCTCAATTTTGATCGGCATCAATGATACATGGCACAATGTAGGCGAGCCTGAAGCATTTGCGACAAAAGAATCCTTTACTCGTTTTGAAGCAGATTATCGGTATTTACTTGATCGTTTAGTGGAAAGTGGCATCAAAAAAATCGTCTTGATGGAACCATTTGTTTTGCCAGAGCCTGAAGATCGGAGAAGTTGGCGTAGTGATCTTGATCCAAAGATCCACTTGATTCGTCAACTAGCAAAAGAATATCAAGCAGTTTTTGTCCCGTTAGATGGAACGTTGAATTCTTTAGGCATCTCATATGGCTATGAGAAATACACAGGGGATGATGGTGTCCATCCGACACTACTGGGTCATGAAACGATTGCCAATATTTGGATAGAAACGGTCAAAAAAAGAAAAGAGTGGTTTGAATGA